From Trueperaceae bacterium, a single genomic window includes:
- the nusA gene encoding transcription termination factor NusA produces MNKDFMDALNQLAAERNLDRDQLLTSFEESLEQAFERNVEPGKQIEVTLDPETGEMEVLVVRRVVEEVEDPDKEISLEEALELDESVEVGMEMEFPVDPDKFTRIAVQTTKQVITQKIREAERAIVFEEYKDRAGDVLTAVVSRTDNKRNVFVDLGRGEAIMPPKEQIQGERYMVGMRVKVYVAKVELSSRGPSILVSRAAPQLLEYLMRQEIPEVADGTVEIKAVAREAGQRSKVAVTSTNPNVDPIGACIGHRGSRIQAVTAELQRERVDIIMWDSVPREFIRNALSPAKVGTIELDADAGEAKVLVGSDQLSLAIGKGGQNVRLAAKLTGFKIDLVPSETVSDLDAALQAVASRGTETVATSDTKRAAFDALFSASPDADSGESDESEEAVDAAAEKVSAEGEEATAEGAREEVASDPEKTPEGKS; encoded by the coding sequence ATGAACAAAGATTTCATGGATGCACTCAATCAACTCGCCGCAGAGCGGAACTTGGACCGCGACCAGCTGCTCACCTCGTTCGAGGAGTCGCTGGAGCAGGCCTTCGAGCGCAACGTCGAACCGGGCAAGCAGATCGAGGTGACCCTCGATCCCGAGACCGGTGAGATGGAGGTGCTCGTCGTCCGCCGGGTGGTCGAGGAGGTCGAGGACCCCGACAAGGAGATAAGCCTGGAGGAGGCCCTCGAACTCGACGAGTCGGTGGAAGTGGGGATGGAGATGGAGTTCCCCGTCGACCCCGACAAGTTCACTCGGATCGCCGTGCAGACTACCAAGCAGGTGATCACCCAGAAGATCCGCGAAGCCGAGCGGGCGATCGTCTTCGAGGAGTACAAGGACCGTGCCGGCGACGTGCTCACCGCGGTGGTCTCGCGCACCGACAACAAGCGCAACGTGTTCGTCGACCTTGGCCGAGGCGAGGCGATAATGCCGCCCAAGGAGCAGATCCAGGGCGAGCGCTACATGGTGGGCATGAGGGTGAAGGTCTACGTGGCCAAGGTGGAGCTGTCCAGCCGCGGGCCGTCGATCCTGGTCTCGCGCGCCGCGCCGCAACTGCTCGAGTACCTGATGCGCCAGGAGATCCCCGAGGTAGCGGACGGCACCGTCGAGATCAAGGCCGTAGCCCGCGAGGCGGGACAGCGCTCGAAGGTGGCCGTCACCAGCACCAACCCGAACGTCGACCCGATCGGCGCCTGCATCGGCCATCGCGGTTCCCGGATCCAGGCGGTTACCGCCGAGTTGCAGCGCGAGCGAGTCGACATCATCATGTGGGACTCGGTTCCCCGCGAGTTCATCCGTAATGCTCTTTCTCCCGCGAAGGTGGGTACCATCGAACTGGACGCCGACGCCGGAGAGGCGAAGGTCCTGGTAGGCAGCGACCAGCTCTCGCTGGCGATCGGCAAGGGCGGCCAGAACGTCCGGCTGGCCGCGAAGCTCACCGGTTTCAAGATCGACCTGGTGCCGTCCGAGACCGTCAGCGACCTCGACGCGGCTCTGCAGGCGGTAGCGTCGCGCGGCACCGAAACGGTAGCCACCAGCGACACCAAGCGGGCCGCCTTCGATGCGCTCTTCAGCGCCAGCCCCGACGCCGATTCTGGCGAGTCCGACGAGTCGGAAGAAGCGGTCGATGCCGCTGCCGAAAAGGTGAGCGCCGAGGGCGAGGAGGCGACCGCCGAGGGCGCCAGGGAGGAAGTGGCCAGCGATCCCGAGAAGACCCCGGAGGGCAAGTCCTGA
- the infB gene encoding translation initiation factor IF-2, which yields MAEKIRIYQLAKDLGLESKALLDILDEMGVEYKSHSSTLEADTADTIRQLVADEGGAPEADAALEKAKDAQARADTETESGEAEKTAPQQGGKQPAAKPSAGGTAAVAEKPETAAKAEPKEQAPTRAPVVTVMGHVDHGKTTLLDHIRKTKVAEREAGGITQHIGAYQAETAQGVITFLDTPGHEAFTSIRQRGASATDIVVIVVAADDSIMPQTREAIAHAKAAGVPIIVAVNKIDLPQANPDKVKQDLMQVELVPEEYGGDTIVVPISAVQGTGVDDLLEMISLVAEVEDLRASAEGPAKGVVIESILDKRAGVLATVLIQEGTLRVADYIVCGEAWAKVRRLTDHAGKTVESAGPSVPVQILGFSEQPQAGQKVEAVADEQTAKQLATERKGRREEEERDLIGKKNVTLADLFGKSKVTTINLILRADTQGSLEAIKGVLAKEAEVTDEVDLDVMLADVGAPTESDLLLASTADATVISFGVNPPGSVIKSAERKGIPLKSYKIIYELIEDVQRMIRGQIEPEYEERVIGHAEVRQVIRVPRSGNIAGSYVTDGVIRRNAKARVSRGGREVYKGSISQLRRFKDDVREVAQGFECGINLQNYENVQEGDIIEAYEMVEVPV from the coding sequence GTGGCTGAGAAGATACGCATCTACCAACTGGCCAAGGATTTGGGCCTGGAATCGAAGGCGTTGCTGGATATCCTCGACGAGATGGGGGTCGAGTACAAATCGCACTCGAGCACCCTGGAGGCCGACACGGCCGACACGATCCGCCAGCTCGTCGCCGACGAGGGTGGGGCTCCCGAGGCCGATGCTGCGTTGGAGAAGGCCAAGGACGCGCAAGCGCGGGCCGATACCGAGACCGAGAGTGGCGAGGCTGAGAAGACCGCCCCGCAACAGGGCGGAAAGCAGCCGGCGGCCAAGCCTTCGGCTGGCGGTACCGCCGCCGTTGCCGAGAAACCGGAGACCGCAGCCAAGGCCGAGCCGAAGGAACAGGCGCCAACCCGGGCGCCGGTCGTGACGGTGATGGGTCACGTCGACCACGGTAAGACCACCCTCCTCGATCACATCCGCAAGACCAAGGTCGCAGAGCGTGAAGCGGGCGGCATAACGCAGCACATCGGCGCCTACCAGGCCGAGACGGCGCAGGGGGTGATCACGTTCCTCGATACCCCGGGGCACGAGGCGTTCACCTCGATCCGTCAGCGCGGAGCGAGCGCCACCGATATCGTCGTGATCGTGGTGGCGGCAGACGACAGCATCATGCCGCAGACCCGCGAGGCGATCGCCCACGCGAAGGCTGCTGGAGTGCCCATCATCGTTGCGGTCAACAAGATCGACCTGCCGCAGGCGAACCCCGACAAGGTCAAACAGGACCTGATGCAGGTCGAGCTCGTGCCCGAGGAGTACGGTGGCGATACCATCGTGGTCCCGATCAGCGCCGTGCAAGGCACCGGGGTCGACGACCTGCTCGAGATGATCAGTCTCGTCGCAGAGGTCGAGGACCTGCGGGCCTCGGCCGAAGGACCCGCCAAGGGGGTAGTGATCGAGTCGATCCTCGACAAGAGGGCGGGCGTGCTGGCGACCGTGCTGATCCAGGAGGGCACCCTGCGGGTAGCGGACTACATAGTGTGCGGGGAGGCGTGGGCGAAGGTGCGCCGCCTCACCGATCACGCCGGAAAGACGGTCGAGTCGGCCGGACCCTCGGTACCGGTCCAGATCCTCGGTTTCTCCGAGCAGCCTCAGGCGGGCCAGAAGGTGGAAGCGGTTGCCGACGAGCAGACCGCCAAGCAACTCGCCACCGAGCGCAAGGGGCGACGCGAGGAGGAGGAACGTGACCTCATCGGCAAGAAGAACGTCACGCTGGCCGACCTCTTCGGCAAGAGCAAGGTCACGACGATCAACCTGATCCTCCGCGCCGATACCCAGGGTTCGCTGGAGGCGATCAAGGGAGTGCTGGCCAAGGAAGCCGAAGTCACCGACGAGGTCGACCTCGACGTCATGCTCGCCGACGTGGGCGCCCCCACCGAGTCCGACCTGCTGCTCGCCTCCACCGCCGACGCCACCGTCATCAGCTTCGGCGTCAACCCGCCCGGCTCGGTCATCAAGTCGGCCGAGCGCAAGGGGATCCCGCTCAAGAGCTACAAGATCATCTACGAGCTGATCGAGGACGTGCAGCGGATGATCCGGGGCCAGATCGAACCCGAGTACGAGGAGCGCGTCATCGGCCACGCCGAGGTGCGTCAGGTGATCCGCGTACCCCGGAGCGGCAACATCGCCGGCTCCTACGTTACCGACGGAGTGATCCGCCGTAATGCCAAGGCCAGGGTGAGCCGCGGGGGCCGCGAGGTCTACAAGGGCTCGATCTCTCAGCTGCGGCGCTTCAAGGACGACGTCCGCGAGGTCGCTCAGGGGTTCGAGTGCGGCATCAACCTGCAGAACTACGAGAACGTCCAGGAAGGCGACATCATCGAGGCGTACGAGATGGTCGAGGTTCCCGTCTGA
- the rimP gene encoding ribosome maturation factor RimP produces MDLGRAAEEVLTPLGFEVLELTISSKGSEKRLLLRIDRLDEETVSIDDVAVASEAFGLELDRLDPFDRPYALEVESPGPQRPLTRARHFERFHDLLVKVRAGDQAFTGRVVGVGEEAVTFEVGKEEKVVRFSDLDSARLAEWPKEPR; encoded by the coding sequence ATGGATCTGGGGCGAGCGGCCGAAGAAGTCCTCACACCGCTGGGTTTCGAGGTGCTCGAGCTGACGATCAGTTCGAAGGGCAGCGAGAAGCGGTTGCTGTTACGCATCGACCGCCTCGATGAGGAGACCGTTTCCATAGACGACGTGGCGGTCGCCTCCGAAGCCTTCGGACTCGAGCTAGACAGGCTCGACCCGTTCGACCGCCCCTACGCCCTCGAGGTGGAGTCCCCGGGCCCCCAGAGACCGCTGACCCGGGCGCGACACTTCGAGCGCTTCCACGACCTCCTCGTCAAGGTGCGGGCCGGCGACCAGGCGTTCACCGGAAGGGTGGTCGGGGTCGGCGAAGAAGCCGTCACCTTCGAAGTGGGCAAGGAGGAGAAGGTGGTGAGGTTCAGCGACCTCGACAGCGCCAGGCTCGCCGAATGGCCCAAGGAGCCTCGCTAG
- a CDS encoding aminotransferase class V-fold PLP-dependent enzyme — MSFNRQAVEEEVLLLTPGPTPIHPRALAALAWPMRSHLDDEVLAYNDEIAAATKELYGSGPDSFAALLSGTGSLAMEAGFMNLVEPGEPVLVVSNGVFGERMVEMAGRVGARVHPVRFPLGSAIDLDVVRSAARACEPRLMAVVHGETSSGVLNPVPELGQVAAEVGALFAVDAVTTVGMLPFRMAEWAIDYAFTGSQKCLSAPPGLAPVVFSSRAMERIGSRETPVASWYSDALGMREYWEPSGGRRYHHTIPVQLHWATGEAIEAALEEGMPARRARAEHLGRVLLAALEEYGFEPLVEAEVRLPTVLTLRLPQGLDDASLRAQLRDRFRITVAGGLGEFAGRIWRLGLMGENARVEHYLRLMRALAELLSEPALPGRFEEKLAPAA, encoded by the coding sequence ATGAGCTTCAACCGACAGGCGGTCGAAGAGGAGGTCCTGCTCCTCACCCCCGGGCCGACCCCTATCCATCCGCGTGCCCTCGCAGCCCTGGCCTGGCCGATGAGGAGTCACCTCGACGACGAGGTACTCGCCTACAACGACGAGATCGCCGCCGCTACGAAGGAGCTCTACGGAAGCGGTCCCGACTCCTTCGCGGCGCTGCTCTCGGGAACGGGCTCGCTGGCGATGGAAGCCGGTTTCATGAACCTCGTCGAGCCTGGCGAGCCCGTCCTGGTCGTCTCCAACGGTGTGTTCGGCGAGCGGATGGTGGAGATGGCCGGACGGGTCGGAGCCCGCGTTCACCCCGTCAGATTCCCGCTAGGTTCCGCCATCGACCTGGACGTGGTCCGCAGCGCGGCCCGGGCCTGTGAGCCGCGTCTGATGGCGGTCGTGCACGGAGAGACCAGCAGCGGCGTACTCAACCCGGTTCCCGAGCTTGGCCAGGTAGCCGCCGAGGTCGGAGCCCTGTTCGCCGTCGACGCCGTCACCACCGTCGGCATGCTGCCCTTCCGGATGGCCGAGTGGGCTATCGATTACGCCTTCACCGGCTCACAGAAGTGCCTCTCGGCTCCACCGGGACTCGCTCCCGTGGTCTTCAGCAGCAGGGCCATGGAGCGCATAGGCTCGCGCGAAACGCCGGTAGCGAGCTGGTACAGCGACGCTCTGGGGATGAGGGAGTACTGGGAGCCTTCGGGGGGACGCCGTTACCATCACACCATCCCGGTGCAGCTTCACTGGGCGACCGGGGAAGCGATCGAAGCCGCTCTCGAGGAGGGGATGCCGGCCCGTCGTGCGCGCGCCGAGCACCTCGGAAGAGTCCTCCTGGCGGCCCTCGAGGAGTACGGGTTCGAGCCGCTGGTCGAGGCCGAGGTGCGGCTACCCACGGTGCTCACCCTGCGTCTCCCCCAGGGCCTCGATGACGCCTCTCTGCGGGCCCAGCTGCGTGATCGGTTCCGGATAACGGTGGCGGGAGGGCTGGGCGAGTTCGCCGGTCGCATCTGGCGCCTGGGGCTGATGGGAGAGAACGCCCGTGTCGAGCACTACCTCAGGCTGATGCGCGCCCTGGCCGAGTTGCTGAGTGAACCTGCGCTCCCCGGACGTTTCGAGGAAAAGCTGGCGCCAGCTGCCTGA
- the pheS gene encoding phenylalanine--tRNA ligase subunit alpha, translated as MREEALTEIRAALDQRELQALRVRLLGKKGEITERLKALGELPPEERREAGRELNVLKGELEAAIMARRAELEREELEARLAEESVDVTLPGLRFKPGGLHLMTKVTNRLLDVFTSLGYEVVTGPELETDHYNFGALNFPEEHPARDAQDTFWTTDGRLLRTHTSPMQVRYMESHEPPFKVVVPGKVFRNEAVDATHEAQFHQLEALVVGERITMADLKGAIREMATALFGPGTRTRLQPAFFPFVEPGGEFAIWWRHPRTGREEWLELGGCGMVHPNVFEAVGYEGVTGFAFGFGIERLALIPYGIPDIRSFYGSDMRLLRQFQGEV; from the coding sequence ATGCGAGAAGAAGCACTCACGGAGATACGCGCAGCCCTGGACCAGCGCGAGCTGCAGGCGTTGCGGGTACGTCTCCTGGGCAAGAAGGGCGAGATCACCGAGCGCCTCAAGGCGTTGGGCGAGCTGCCGCCAGAGGAGCGGCGCGAAGCGGGCCGCGAGCTCAACGTCCTGAAGGGGGAGCTCGAGGCAGCGATCATGGCGCGTCGCGCCGAGCTCGAGCGCGAGGAGCTCGAGGCCCGCCTCGCCGAAGAGAGCGTGGACGTCACACTCCCCGGCCTCCGCTTCAAGCCCGGTGGTCTTCACCTGATGACCAAGGTGACGAACCGGCTTCTCGACGTCTTCACGTCACTGGGCTACGAGGTCGTCACCGGTCCCGAGCTGGAGACCGACCACTACAACTTCGGCGCCCTCAACTTCCCCGAGGAGCACCCGGCTCGCGACGCCCAGGACACGTTCTGGACGACGGACGGCAGGCTCCTTAGAACCCACACGAGCCCGATGCAGGTGCGTTACATGGAGAGCCACGAACCGCCGTTCAAGGTCGTGGTACCGGGGAAGGTCTTCCGGAACGAGGCGGTCGACGCGACCCACGAGGCGCAGTTCCACCAACTCGAAGCACTGGTCGTCGGGGAGCGGATCACCATGGCCGACCTCAAGGGCGCCATCCGTGAGATGGCCACCGCCCTCTTCGGGCCGGGAACGAGGACTCGGCTCCAGCCCGCCTTCTTCCCGTTCGTCGAGCCCGGCGGCGAGTTCGCCATCTGGTGGCGTCACCCCCGTACGGGCCGAGAGGAGTGGCTGGAACTGGGCGGGTGCGGCATGGTGCATCCGAACGTATTCGAGGCGGTCGGGTACGAAGGCGTTACCGGCTTCGCCTTCGGTTTCGGCATCGAGAGGCTGGCGCTGATCCCTTACGGCATCCCCGACATCCGCTCCTTCTACGGGAGTGACATGAGGTTGCTGCGTCAGTTCCAGGGGGAAGTGTGA
- the pheT gene encoding phenylalanine--tRNA ligase subunit beta, whose translation MKVPYSWLQEFIEELPPVDEVVGLLDGLGLAVESVHPYAGAANGTLAVRVDSLAPVEGSDHLLVATIFDGIARRTVVTGAPNASEGMMTAYAPPGTFLPALGGTVEKRRMAGVDSDGVLLSPRELGVFDHAGGLIELPADLEPGTDLARAWPADQVLELELTANRADAFSLLGVARDLAAKLGVGYRHPAAGLDPGDPRLDDGLEIEVADAHGCPAFSLRRIEGVTVAPSPLWLQRRLASVGLRPRNNIVDVTNYVTFELGQPSHAYDAAELSNGTIQVRRAREGEKLVTLTGDELELSAHDLVIATPSGDGSKAIGLAGVIGGLAESVEAATTSVALEAAFFDPVGIRRTAKRHGISTDAHYRFERGVDPNLSRLASARAATLIARLAHGELHPGVSWVGKTFEPAPIHYRPSRVHFLMDFEVPRPMQRRYLEALGCEVSQDADDAWRVVPPSWRFDLSIEEDLVEEVARLHGYEHIGETVPPMHFVPPRTDPTHRELRHEIAGLGFQEAIGYVFTSDAELSKAQAPAAQVRLSDPQGVERSVLRTALYPGLLAAANLNRSLTSLALFEIGRVFLEEEIERVALLATGPWIEPGWEEGRELDFFLFKGLLERLAERRNSRLEMRACLFPPLHPGISAEVLWNGRPVGYSGRLHPEVAARFELRDTYLAELDLPLERRPVQVAEIPRQQHAERDIAVVAPLEVSYGDLAAAVGAAAGKLLESVEPFDVYRGASIPEGQRSVALRLRFRHEERALRDEEVDDYMQNVIQTLRQRGYDIRDR comes from the coding sequence ATGAAGGTGCCTTACAGCTGGCTGCAGGAGTTCATCGAGGAGCTGCCGCCGGTCGACGAGGTCGTCGGGCTGCTCGATGGGCTGGGCCTGGCGGTGGAATCGGTGCACCCGTACGCGGGCGCGGCTAATGGAACCCTGGCCGTGCGGGTCGATTCGCTGGCGCCGGTCGAAGGATCCGACCACCTGCTGGTCGCTACGATCTTCGACGGGATAGCCCGGCGCACCGTCGTGACCGGAGCGCCCAACGCTTCCGAAGGGATGATGACCGCCTACGCCCCGCCGGGGACCTTCCTCCCGGCCTTGGGCGGCACCGTCGAGAAGCGCCGGATGGCCGGCGTCGACAGCGACGGCGTTCTCCTCTCGCCCCGCGAGCTGGGCGTCTTCGACCACGCCGGTGGCCTCATCGAACTGCCTGCCGATCTCGAACCGGGCACCGACCTCGCTCGCGCCTGGCCCGCCGACCAGGTGCTGGAGCTCGAGCTCACGGCCAACCGCGCCGACGCCTTCAGCCTCCTGGGGGTCGCCCGCGACCTCGCCGCCAAGCTGGGCGTTGGCTACCGGCACCCGGCTGCAGGGTTGGACCCGGGCGATCCCCGGCTCGACGACGGGCTCGAGATCGAGGTCGCCGACGCTCACGGCTGCCCTGCCTTCAGCCTGCGACGCATCGAAGGGGTCACCGTGGCGCCGAGCCCTCTCTGGCTGCAGCGCCGGCTCGCCAGCGTCGGGCTGCGGCCCCGCAATAACATAGTCGACGTCACCAACTACGTCACGTTCGAGCTCGGCCAGCCTTCGCACGCCTACGACGCAGCCGAACTCTCGAACGGCACCATCCAGGTGAGGCGTGCGCGGGAAGGGGAGAAGCTCGTCACGCTCACGGGCGACGAGCTCGAGCTCTCGGCTCACGACCTGGTCATCGCAACGCCGTCAGGGGACGGCTCGAAGGCGATCGGCCTGGCGGGAGTCATCGGCGGCCTGGCGGAGAGTGTCGAGGCAGCAACCACTTCTGTCGCGCTCGAAGCCGCGTTCTTCGACCCGGTGGGTATCAGGCGCACGGCCAAGCGCCACGGCATCTCTACCGACGCCCACTACCGGTTCGAGCGTGGCGTCGACCCGAACCTGTCCCGTCTCGCCTCGGCGCGAGCCGCCACGCTGATCGCACGACTCGCCCACGGCGAACTCCACCCCGGTGTCAGCTGGGTGGGGAAGACGTTCGAACCCGCCCCGATCCACTACCGTCCGTCGCGAGTCCACTTCCTGATGGACTTCGAGGTGCCGCGCCCGATGCAGCGCCGGTACCTGGAGGCGCTCGGCTGCGAGGTGAGCCAGGACGCGGACGACGCCTGGCGGGTGGTGCCGCCCAGCTGGCGTTTCGACCTCTCCATCGAAGAGGACCTGGTGGAGGAGGTGGCGAGACTCCACGGTTACGAGCACATAGGCGAGACCGTACCGCCCATGCACTTCGTGCCCCCGCGGACCGATCCCACCCACCGAGAGTTGCGTCACGAGATCGCGGGACTCGGGTTCCAGGAGGCGATCGGCTACGTATTCACTTCGGATGCCGAGCTCTCCAAGGCCCAGGCGCCCGCCGCCCAGGTCAGGCTCAGCGATCCCCAGGGGGTCGAGAGGAGCGTGCTGCGCACGGCTCTCTACCCCGGCCTGCTGGCAGCAGCCAACCTGAACCGGTCACTCACCTCGCTCGCCCTCTTCGAGATCGGCCGGGTGTTCCTGGAGGAAGAGATCGAGCGGGTCGCGCTGCTGGCCACCGGCCCCTGGATCGAACCGGGCTGGGAGGAGGGCAGGGAGCTCGACTTCTTCCTCTTCAAGGGGCTTCTGGAAAGGTTGGCCGAACGGCGCAACTCGAGGCTCGAGATGCGGGCCTGCCTCTTTCCGCCCCTGCACCCCGGCATCTCGGCCGAGGTCCTCTGGAACGGCAGGCCCGTGGGCTACTCCGGTCGCCTCCATCCGGAAGTGGCAGCCCGTTTCGAGTTGAGGGACACCTACCTGGCTGAACTCGACCTCCCGCTCGAGAGGCGGCCTGTGCAGGTGGCGGAGATCCCGCGTCAGCAGCACGCCGAACGCGATATAGCCGTCGTCGCTCCGCTGGAGGTGAGCTACGGAGATCTGGCGGCCGCCGTGGGCGCCGCCGCCGGTAAGCTGCTCGAATCGGTCGAACCGTTCGACGTCTACCGCGGGGCTTCGATACCGGAGGGCCAGCGCAGCGTCGCACTGAGGCTACGTTTCAGGCACGAGGAGCGGGCGCTGCGTGACGAAGAGGTAGACGACTATATGCAGAATGTCATCCAGACGCTGAGGCAGCGCGGCTACGATATCCGCGACCGATGA